The sequence below is a genomic window from Mercenaria mercenaria strain notata chromosome 14, MADL_Memer_1, whole genome shotgun sequence.
CAGAACGAAAAAATTCATATCAAGTTTTGCTAAAAAAtttgccttaaaattcagtttattaattatcggctcgataaaaaaacttgtgattttggtatgttgtttcgcaatgtgtgtacgtctagtagacacataaatacttaggggtcaccgactttaattttttgcagtataacataactttaccctcacccccacatggtttgtggctatatgacgttagagtaaaaaagaatgtgtttcaacTTACACAGCtcacgttcgtgttaaaaacgagatgtctttattataagaaatgttcacgatatattcgatctcaacttcagatgccatgtactagtgaaaggaaacacctttgacaaaatgtatatcttgtacATGTCCGTAAGTATTTGATCTGACACTCATCAATCTTCGCTAATATgttcggacgttttcgttactttacgcaatattgtatcctgaaaagatctataACTACACAAATATTCTTTATAGTTAACCGTCTCACTTCCAAGCACGTTACAACGGGTACTGAATTACCGCAGACCATTTTTAAATCCAATATAGTGAAGTGTTaccgtatttgcttttattcttacaatgtcttttgcaacgattttcacgaattctaattgttttctcttgtagtatctaTTTTCGGGAgaaatttgtcttttttatctacgatacttttaaagattttattcgacacttactacaaaatatcttgaatacaagtatatttctttcaataaatgaaccataaaaaatGAATAGgtaagtgtattaattttccgTCCTGTAAATTTgggagataaaatttgaaaaaaaaagatgttagactgaggctccgagattgatggctaatcgttttgtccccgcagctacttgcacatgcgacattttttaaatcataaagaatACTTACTCAGTAGTTATTTCTCTACTGAgggtcaggtcaatacttatggacaatatatcCACTGTTTACTATCCATCTGTTATTCCTATGGTTTCAAAATGCAAATTCGAAGCTTTAAGAATAGATGTCTTTTCTGTTACCAATCTTCTCagtctaatgcaaaatgctaacttagctttCTAAAAAAGCTAGTATACGGTCAGTTGATGATTTGATTTTGTGAAAATaggtacttaaacatgttttaaacatttagaaatttcgttcatatgtaattttatgatcaagggtttgcctgattttaccagaaatatttatcgacgcatgtcggactgttgctccatttcacatgtataatcagcacgaaaacaatatttatatatttataccagATTCTATGtctgatatgaaattaatattttttacacgGATTAATTTATTGTGAATTATGAAACAAATcctaccaatttagacatcaatctccacatctcattcGTGCAAGATTACGTGTTGAGTGAAGAATCTGTTCTACACGCATAATGCTGAGCAGTTGGTATTTTTTATATCCTTGGTAAACGACTAGCGATCAAAGTCCCGACCTTCCGCACCAGCGAGACAAAGAGACAAAGACAGTGAGGTCATAGtaaggcagagtagctagtccagcgaacagactttattctttaaaaaaagatcttcagatgactattattgcagctggtcagacgcagagaatttattcttgagacagtgtctttttattacaatcaagcacaactgctggtccgatgcaaataatttatttcttagcgggaaccttctgatcaagtgaagttacaagctcttaataatgaatactagaaaatatttcataaaaccctCAATAGTTGCGGCGTTAGGTTTAAGAAGTACGGAAAAAGTAAAAGCCATATCTGTTTCTCCGGATGCTCTGTATATAGATATAGAAATGTAGTTTCGTGTTCAAAATCTAAACACTtgaatttgaataattataagTCATATCAAGGAATCAACACACATAATGCATGTTGATTAACCAATTATCAAAAGTATTTTCGATAATGCGAAATgtcgtttacataatttacaccctTAATCAAATAGctcattaagatatttcatatctacaattcttcttttcggAACAGGTCCGTGATCAcctgaatgttattacatgttttaaaaatttcgactttttctttaacactttcttagcaaatctcactaaatgtctctcaatactttcatgtcgattcatttcatcaattcattccgaaattaccgttaatacatgcagcttcgtatattctttagattattttgttaaaaaaatgacgaTTGAACGTGTCATTTCTtcatggggtaggggtaaaatatcgtcaaatattgaaaaattaaagtcggtgacccctaagtatttatgtgtctactagacgtacacacactgtgaaacaacataccaaaattttacgtttttttatcgagtcgattttttataaactgaattttaaggcaaaatttgtaacaaaacttgatgtgagtttttccgttctgacgtcacaatatcgtctctgacgtcctaTGCGTAAATCCTAATTCgttgaattttataccattaagtagcattttctgaatgcaaagtgacaattattttgtatttttcattgatatgacatacagagcgcaggaaaggaaaaatgccgaaagcacccgggactgggcgttgcacgaaaagtgacgtcaggggccatgtttgtgacacaatagcaaaaatcacgaacaatatggcgataAAGTAAAACAggagctcaatcgcatatatcttgaattttatacagtataactttcaggacgaaattcggcaaaaaaatttggggcgcattccaccttaagtacTTTTGCACAATATGTTTATGCCCCAGGGCAATTATATTGAACTGTCTGTCCatttgtccgtccatctgtctgtagcTTACCAGATTGCCTACATCCCAGATTAATGACCTAATTCAGTACATACTCACATGCTGCAGTGCTAGTGGCAAGActgacctacaaactgacctatttcAGACATAGAACATTGTTGAATATTGGCACTCTGCTTCcacttctgtttgttttttttgtttttttcgagAAGATCTTTTAGGTACTGAAATACATTGTACAGGAAACCATTGTCAgatagaaataatataaaatacacttTTTACCGCCTATTGATAGAGCACCTGCTTTGGGTGCGTGATGTTGTGGGTTCCAAGTCATAtcataccaaagacttaaaaaatggatttagtagcttcctcgcttggcactcagcattaaggggatagtgcttgGACTGGTAGtgtggtgtcagtataatgtgactgggtggcaTGTCATATGTGTCTATTGCATCATATTCCAGTTAGCCAGatctataaagttgggcattgtgctcactgctacaagtaaacactgtcatttatatgactgaaaaattgttgaaaaagatgttaaccCAAAACATACATACACCAATCAGTCCATTCTTATCGAATAGTATAATGGTGTTAATATGAACATTTAGACAATTTGTATGTTTCTCATTGGAAATTGATAAACTTTGATAGGTACCACTTGCCACATCAATATTGGATTAATACGGAAAAAGATTCAATAAATTGATTAACTTTCTCTTACTGTAACAAATGGTAAGTTCCTAATCAAGTCAGTTGTTATGTTGCTGCCAGCAGGTGAGTTTTTGATTAATAGattaagttatatttttatagaatATGATTCTTTGGCACGGCACACATCACATAGAAGTTGAAGCTGattcaagaaaaaaatgtattactacatttgaagtttttttgtAATTAGATAATTTTTGTTCAAACTTATGTCTTATTTAATGCATTCAAGATTGTTTTGTCCCTGTCTCaaggaatgtttttgtttttcaggtGATGTTTACCTAGAAGACAATGGCTCTGTCAGTCTTAAGAAAGTGTCCCTTCCACAGTCGCCACTGGTTGAACGACGCAATATACGACGTCTGCCTCGACCCGTTACCACTCCAGCCGATATACAGAATTTCTCGACTATCAAATTGGAACAGCTTCATAGTTTCGACTCTCCTTTAAGAAACAGCAATGGGTCTCCAAAAGTTGAGCGAGTTGCTAGCTATGACGCCTCACAGAGAAACAGGGTATATGATTCTAGTGATTCCTCGCCGGAAACTTGTAACATGAGAAAAAGTTTAGACACCCAGTCATTATCTAGCTCACCTGCACCAAGTCGTAAAAATGGAAAACAACCTATATTACAAAGATATAATAGCTTGTCACCGACACTTTGTCGTAAGAAAATCGCCGACAAACTGTCACCAGCATCGTTGCGGAAGTCAGTGATTTTACGAAGCTCCAGAAAATCTGAGCCAATTTCTGTGGATATGTGCAGTGGATGTGGTTTCCCGCTACGGGATGAAAACAGGATCTCGGTGTCAGCAAGGGGAGGGAAGCGTAAACAGTT
It includes:
- the LOC128548480 gene encoding uncharacterized protein LOC128548480; translated protein: MENSFFEVIESYRRRLETHSSQCHRNSGSSMPDSYHDNWSLQNGNYGNYAVNSNIDGGYGWQTNGFDNFGHMNNAVNTKVEAPLRNKAWQPKPPSDLDLGMNWMTCSQNAHDLHLHAKEMYEFEQRRMADCVNGFQQSQTSWLHGKIPKNTGDVYLEDNGSVSLKKVSLPQSPLVERRNIRRLPRPVTTPADIQNFSTIKLEQLHSFDSPLRNSNGSPKVERVASYDASQRNRVYDSSDSSPETCNMRKSLDTQSLSSSPAPSRKNGKQPILQRYNSLSPTLCRKKIADKLSPASLRKSVILRSSRKSEPISVDMCSGCGFPLRDENRISVSARGGKRKQFHGECFKCSM